A region from the Bacteroidota bacterium genome encodes:
- a CDS encoding inorganic phosphate transporter gives MEFGTIALIIAIIFCLYMAWNIGANDVANAFGTSVGSKALTLTSAVFVAAIFEFMGAYFVGGTVTETVAKGIIDVEIFIGHEHVFLWGMLAALLGAAIWLNIATFYGLPVSTTHAIVGAVVGAGISSGFWMGTDGVGAVHWGEMGPIVLSWIVSPLTGAFLAYVVFLVIQTLFFKSLTPTKNLITYSPYLVFAVIVILALSVVYKGLKNLKLDISFEVVLAISIGIGLLGAFITSWFLKKKFKGDTALMSAREQLDNVEYVFKYLQIVTACYVAFAHGANDVANAVGPLAGILSVLDDGTLAGKSTIPSWALLLGGIGLVLGLATYGYKVIDTIGKKITELTPTRGFSAEFGTATTVLVASYMGLPISTTHTLVGAVIGVGFARGMSNINGRVIRDILSSWFITIPIAMLLTVILNYIMLFIFEA, from the coding sequence ATGGAATTCGGTACAATTGCACTCATTATTGCCATTATTTTCTGTCTTTACATGGCCTGGAACATCGGGGCCAATGATGTCGCCAATGCATTCGGTACTTCTGTAGGTTCAAAAGCACTTACACTAACTTCAGCCGTTTTTGTTGCAGCTATTTTTGAGTTTATGGGCGCCTATTTTGTAGGTGGGACTGTAACTGAAACAGTGGCGAAGGGAATCATTGATGTTGAGATATTCATCGGCCATGAACATGTGTTTTTGTGGGGCATGTTGGCTGCATTGCTTGGTGCTGCCATCTGGTTGAATATTGCGACTTTTTATGGACTTCCCGTTTCTACAACACACGCCATCGTTGGTGCAGTAGTCGGCGCTGGAATCAGTTCAGGATTTTGGATGGGGACCGATGGTGTTGGTGCGGTTCACTGGGGAGAAATGGGACCCATCGTCTTATCATGGATAGTCTCTCCACTCACCGGTGCCTTTTTAGCCTATGTTGTTTTTCTGGTCATTCAGACCTTGTTTTTCAAAAGTCTGACACCTACTAAAAACCTGATCACTTACTCACCTTACCTGGTTTTTGCGGTCATTGTCATTCTGGCACTTTCAGTGGTGTACAAAGGACTGAAAAACCTGAAGTTGGATATCTCGTTTGAGGTTGTGCTTGCCATCTCTATCGGAATTGGTCTCCTTGGAGCCTTTATCACATCCTGGTTCCTTAAGAAAAAGTTTAAAGGCGACACGGCTCTCATGTCGGCCCGGGAACAATTGGATAATGTGGAATATGTATTTAAGTACCTGCAGATTGTAACCGCCTGCTACGTAGCTTTTGCCCATGGAGCCAATGATGTGGCCAATGCGGTCGGCCCGCTTGCTGGCATTCTTTCTGTCCTTGATGACGGAACACTGGCAGGTAAATCCACCATTCCTTCATGGGCTTTGCTTCTCGGTGGTATTGGACTGGTTCTTGGATTGGCCACGTATGGCTACAAGGTAATTGATACCATTGGTAAAAAAATCACTGAACTGACTCCCACCCGTGGATTCAGTGCCGAGTTCGGAACTGCCACCACCGTTCTGGTTGCCTCCTACATGGGACTTCCGATTTCGACCACTCATACCCTGGTTGGTGCGGTTATCGGTGTTGGATTTGCACGGGGTATGTCGAATATCAACGGCCGGGTGATCCGTGACATTCTTTCTTCATGGTTCATAACCATTCCGATTGCCATGCTGCTGACCGTGATCTTAAATTACATTATGTTGTTTATTTTCGAGGCCTGA
- the pruA gene encoding L-glutamate gamma-semialdehyde dehydrogenase, whose amino-acid sequence MIRPDQLPPYHPTAYLDFSKPENRDPMLAALKKIRGTFGKRYENLINGQRLGAASWFKSLNPSNSKEVVGEFPLASAADATLALESAHSAFKSWSKTDPAHRASILLKAADLMKQRRHEFSAMMVLEAGKNWPEADADTAEAIDFLEFYAREMLRYANPAPIYQLPGERNELKYLPVGVVLVIPPWNFPCAILAGMTAAALVTGNTVVLKPASDTPAIGHMVAELFFEAGIPGGVLNYITGSGGEIGDLLVTHPKTRMIAFTGSMEVGLRINELAAKVQPGQIWVKRVIAEMGGKDAIIVNEDADLEWAAQGIVASAFGYQGQKCSACSRAIIHKSVYDQVVNRVVELTSRLTVGPAEQNPSMGPVSSERALKTIMKYIDSGKQQGRLVFGGKRLSEEGYYLEPTVIADIKPDAVIAQEEIFGPVLAIMKADSFDDALAIANGTRYGLTGAVYSKNTEVLKRAADEFFVGNLYLNRKCTGAIVGAHPFGGFNMSGTDSKAGGSDYLLLFLQAQSIATKIN is encoded by the coding sequence ATGATCCGACCCGATCAGCTTCCGCCGTACCACCCGACGGCTTATCTTGATTTTTCAAAACCTGAAAACCGCGATCCCATGCTGGCGGCCCTGAAGAAAATCAGAGGTACTTTCGGAAAGCGGTATGAAAACCTCATCAACGGACAGCGGCTTGGTGCCGCGTCCTGGTTTAAATCTCTCAATCCCAGTAACAGCAAGGAAGTAGTAGGTGAGTTTCCACTTGCCTCAGCGGCTGATGCCACTCTTGCCCTTGAATCGGCGCATAGCGCATTTAAGTCCTGGTCAAAAACAGATCCCGCTCACCGGGCTTCAATCCTGCTCAAGGCAGCAGATCTGATGAAACAACGACGGCATGAATTTTCTGCCATGATGGTTCTTGAGGCCGGAAAAAACTGGCCCGAGGCCGATGCAGATACAGCCGAAGCCATCGATTTTCTCGAATTTTATGCACGGGAAATGCTCCGCTACGCAAATCCGGCCCCGATTTACCAGTTGCCAGGCGAACGGAATGAACTGAAATACCTTCCCGTGGGCGTGGTTCTTGTCATTCCTCCATGGAATTTTCCTTGTGCCATTCTGGCTGGAATGACCGCTGCAGCTTTGGTTACTGGTAATACAGTGGTTCTCAAACCCGCTTCTGATACCCCGGCCATTGGTCACATGGTGGCTGAGTTATTTTTTGAAGCCGGAATCCCCGGTGGAGTTCTTAATTACATCACCGGTTCTGGCGGTGAAATCGGAGACCTTTTGGTTACTCATCCGAAAACCAGAATGATTGCCTTTACCGGTTCCATGGAAGTGGGACTGCGTATCAATGAACTGGCTGCCAAAGTTCAGCCTGGTCAGATCTGGGTAAAACGGGTGATTGCCGAGATGGGTGGAAAAGACGCCATCATTGTCAATGAGGATGCCGATCTGGAATGGGCTGCTCAGGGTATTGTTGCCTCGGCTTTCGGCTATCAGGGGCAGAAATGTTCGGCCTGTTCACGGGCTATTATTCATAAAAGTGTATATGACCAGGTGGTGAACCGGGTCGTTGAACTCACTTCCAGACTGACAGTGGGACCCGCTGAACAAAACCCATCCATGGGACCGGTTTCAAGCGAACGGGCCCTCAAAACCATCATGAAATACATCGACTCAGGAAAACAGCAGGGAAGGTTGGTTTTCGGTGGAAAACGGCTGTCTGAGGAAGGATACTATCTTGAGCCGACCGTCATTGCCGATATTAAACCCGATGCCGTGATTGCTCAGGAAGAAATTTTCGGACCCGTTCTCGCTATAATGAAAGCCGATTCCTTCGATGATGCTCTCGCAATTGCCAACGGAACCCGGTATGGACTGACCGGGGCCGTTTACTCGAAAAATACTGAGGTCCTGAAAAGGGCCGCAGATGAATTTTTTGTAGGAAATCTGTATCTCAACCGCAAATGTACCGGGGCCATCGTGGGTGCTCATCCCTTTGGCGGATTTAACATGTCTGGTACTGACTCAAAGGCCGGTGGCAGTGATTATTTGCTGCTGTTCCTTCAGGCACAATCCATCGCAACGAAAATTAATTAA
- the sucC gene encoding ADP-forming succinate--CoA ligase subunit beta, producing MNIHEFQGKEIFRRYGVAVPNGFVAKSPDEAADAAKKLGTPVVVLKSQIHAGGRGKGTVYSSQDRSKVVIQGGVKVVKPELAKETAEKLLGNILVTIQTGPEGKPVNTLLVEEGMTIVRELYVAVMMDRSKSKDLIMVSTEGGMEIEEVAHHSPEKIVREYVDPRVGLQPFQARKLAYALGLEGDAFKNGVRFISALYKAFKEMDCSIAEINPLIVTNDNRVLALDAKLNFDDNALYRHEDVVAMRDVAEEDPLEVEASKSNLNYVKLDGNVGCMVNGAGLAMATMDIIKLAGGEPANFLDVGGGANVNTVRNGFRIILSDPNVKAILINIFGGIVRCDRVANGVIEAARSMEINVPIIVRLAGTNAEEAREILAKSGLNLIPAEGLKDAAQKVTQAIS from the coding sequence ATGAACATTCATGAGTTCCAGGGGAAGGAAATTTTCAGGCGGTATGGGGTCGCTGTACCAAACGGATTTGTTGCAAAATCACCGGATGAGGCGGCCGATGCAGCTAAAAAACTGGGCACACCCGTTGTGGTTCTCAAATCGCAGATTCATGCTGGTGGTCGGGGAAAGGGAACCGTTTATTCATCACAGGATCGCTCAAAGGTGGTCATTCAGGGTGGTGTGAAGGTTGTTAAACCCGAGCTTGCAAAGGAAACGGCTGAAAAACTGCTTGGAAATATCCTGGTCACCATTCAGACAGGTCCGGAAGGAAAACCAGTCAATACGCTACTGGTCGAAGAAGGAATGACCATCGTACGCGAGTTGTATGTGGCCGTCATGATGGATCGGTCGAAAAGCAAGGACCTGATCATGGTTTCCACCGAGGGAGGGATGGAAATTGAGGAAGTGGCCCATCATTCCCCCGAAAAAATTGTGCGCGAGTATGTGGATCCACGGGTCGGATTGCAACCCTTTCAGGCCAGAAAATTGGCCTATGCCCTTGGACTCGAGGGAGATGCGTTCAAAAATGGAGTACGGTTTATCTCCGCTTTGTACAAGGCCTTTAAAGAGATGGATTGTTCCATCGCTGAAATCAATCCGCTGATTGTCACCAATGACAACCGGGTGCTCGCACTTGATGCAAAACTCAATTTCGATGACAATGCCCTGTACCGGCATGAGGATGTGGTAGCCATGCGCGATGTGGCTGAAGAAGATCCGCTTGAAGTTGAAGCTTCAAAAAGCAACCTGAATTATGTGAAGCTGGATGGCAATGTGGGTTGTATGGTTAACGGGGCTGGTCTTGCCATGGCCACCATGGATATCATCAAACTGGCAGGCGGCGAACCAGCCAATTTTCTTGATGTTGGGGGTGGTGCCAATGTGAATACAGTACGTAACGGATTCAGAATCATTCTGTCAGATCCGAATGTAAAGGCCATCCTGATCAATATTTTTGGCGGAATTGTACGCTGTGACCGCGTGGCAAACGGGGTGATTGAAGCAGCCCGTTCCATGGAAATCAACGTTCCGATCATTGTCCGCCTGGCTGGGACCAATGCAGAGGAAGCCAGGGAAATCCTGGCCAAATCGGGTCTGAACCTGATTCCGGCGGAAGGATTGAAGGACGCCGCGCAAAAGGTTACTCAGGCCATATCCTGA
- a CDS encoding TIGR00153 family protein codes for MKNIFSGMFKQSPFSQLQAQMAEVDKCTGLIRPMFEALAEGKHDEVKNIAKQIMFFEHQADEIKDQIRNTIHDSIFLPVEKKDLLRQLSAQDDIADAAEDVAVLLTLRKSTVPAFMKEDIFRFIDKCLEATQLASKIVQELDEMVESSFSGLEAKRVLELCDRTGEIEFEADKLKYKIGQKMFEHENEMAPVELFFWYELFKNISVLADKSEMMSKRTRVFLIPT; via the coding sequence ATGAAAAATATCTTTTCCGGAATGTTCAAACAGTCTCCATTCAGCCAGTTACAGGCACAAATGGCAGAAGTAGATAAATGTACAGGTCTGATCAGACCGATGTTTGAAGCACTCGCAGAAGGTAAGCATGATGAAGTGAAGAACATTGCCAAACAGATCATGTTTTTCGAGCATCAGGCCGATGAGATTAAAGACCAGATCCGCAACACCATACACGATTCCATATTCCTCCCGGTAGAAAAGAAGGACCTCCTGCGCCAGCTAAGTGCCCAGGACGACATAGCAGATGCAGCCGAAGACGTGGCTGTATTGCTGACTCTTCGTAAATCCACCGTTCCCGCTTTCATGAAAGAAGACATTTTCAGGTTTATCGATAAATGCCTCGAAGCCACTCAGCTGGCTTCAAAAATTGTTCAGGAACTCGATGAAATGGTTGAGTCCAGTTTTTCCGGACTTGAAGCCAAACGCGTGCTTGAACTTTGTGACAGAACCGGTGAAATAGAATTCGAGGCCGATAAACTGAAGTATAAAATCGGACAGAAAATGTTCGAGCATGAGAATGAAATGGCCCCCGTTGAATTATTCTTCTGGTACGAACTGTTTAAGAACATTTCGGTCCTGGCAGATAAATCAGAAATGATGTCCAAACGAACACGGGTCTTCCTCATTCCCACCTGA
- a CDS encoding Lrp/AsnC family transcriptional regulator, which produces MDEMDIRILNVLQDNGRITNAQLAATVGLSPSATSERVRRLEEAGYIEKFVAIINPVRINKSVHAFIFVTLEAHHADIIETFMKSVEALDDVLECYHISGQSDYMMKVAVRDIPEYERFLREKLTKIPGIDRVNTSFVLKNFKKSYKYNLGKS; this is translated from the coding sequence ATGGATGAAATGGATATCAGAATACTGAATGTGCTCCAGGACAACGGCCGGATTACCAATGCACAATTGGCTGCAACGGTAGGTCTTAGCCCTTCTGCCACCTCGGAGCGGGTTCGCCGGCTGGAGGAAGCTGGTTACATCGAAAAGTTTGTGGCCATCATCAATCCGGTCCGGATCAATAAATCGGTTCACGCGTTCATTTTTGTGACACTGGAAGCCCACCATGCCGATATCATCGAGACGTTTATGAAGTCGGTTGAAGCGCTGGATGATGTGCTGGAATGCTATCATATCAGTGGTCAATCGGACTATATGATGAAGGTGGCCGTACGGGACATTCCGGAGTATGAACGGTTTCTCAGGGAAAAACTGACCAAAATTCCCGGGATTGACCGCGTGAATACCTCCTTTGTTCTGAAAAATTTCAAGAAATCTTACAAGTATAATCTGGGTAAATCATGA
- a CDS encoding aminotransferase class I/II-fold pyridoxal phosphate-dependent enzyme: protein MKTEDQYHIDTRLIHGKRESTNWDYSHHLVPPVSASATFKLDSVERGAQGFLEFAHTDSGLAGKQPILIYERLGEPNKNILEEHLAIAEQGETALTFATGMAAISGILATLCMSGDEVVHHHTLYGCTYSLLTNWFPRFGISTRQADMRNMESLKAAITPKTRVIYFETPVNPTLDIIDIARVAQVIRDENEKRGQARQLYMVVDNTFATPVCQRPLTLGADFVVHSLTKNIGGFGTDMGGAVIGKSFVRDLLLLYRKDFGGVLSFHSAWTHLVYGLPTLNIRVRKQELTAIAVAEYLNKHPMVEKTHFPGLDSFPGADVAKRQMVSPEGKFAPGTMLYFVIKGDSPADQKEKGRRLMNHLASFSYTITLAVSLGNIKTLIEHPGSMTHSAIPAEEQVNHGMDPGGIRISIGLEDPADIIRDLEEAFKAI from the coding sequence ATGAAGACCGAAGACCAGTACCATATCGATACCAGACTGATACACGGGAAACGGGAATCGACCAATTGGGACTATTCACACCATTTGGTTCCCCCTGTTTCTGCCAGTGCCACTTTTAAACTGGATTCAGTGGAACGTGGCGCTCAGGGGTTCCTTGAGTTCGCTCATACCGATTCAGGGTTGGCAGGAAAACAACCCATTCTGATTTATGAGCGGCTGGGCGAGCCAAATAAGAATATTCTCGAAGAACATCTTGCCATTGCAGAACAAGGAGAAACGGCACTGACCTTTGCCACCGGCATGGCAGCCATATCGGGAATTCTTGCCACGCTTTGTATGTCTGGCGATGAAGTGGTCCACCATCATACCTTGTATGGCTGCACCTATTCCTTGCTGACAAACTGGTTTCCCCGATTTGGGATTTCCACCCGGCAGGCTGATATGCGAAACATGGAAAGCCTGAAGGCAGCTATTACCCCGAAGACCCGTGTGATCTACTTTGAAACTCCGGTAAATCCAACCCTCGATATCATCGATATTGCCCGGGTGGCTCAGGTTATCCGTGATGAAAATGAAAAACGAGGTCAGGCCCGCCAGTTGTACATGGTGGTGGATAATACGTTTGCCACTCCGGTCTGCCAGCGTCCGCTCACCCTTGGGGCCGATTTTGTGGTTCACAGCCTGACAAAAAACATTGGCGGATTTGGTACTGACATGGGTGGGGCTGTTATCGGAAAATCATTCGTCAGAGATTTACTCCTGCTGTACCGAAAGGATTTTGGCGGGGTCCTTTCCTTTCACTCGGCGTGGACCCATCTGGTCTACGGACTTCCAACACTGAACATCCGGGTAAGAAAACAGGAATTAACGGCCATCGCGGTTGCTGAATACCTGAATAAACACCCCATGGTCGAGAAAACTCATTTTCCAGGTCTGGATTCCTTCCCTGGTGCAGACGTTGCAAAAAGACAAATGGTTAGCCCGGAAGGGAAGTTTGCTCCCGGAACCATGCTCTACTTTGTGATCAAAGGGGACTCTCCCGCAGATCAGAAGGAAAAAGGACGTCGGCTGATGAACCATCTGGCCTCATTTTCCTACACCATTACGCTGGCAGTCAGTCTGGGGAATATTAAAACACTGATTGAACATCCGGGCAGTATGACCCATTCAGCCATTCCTGCAGAGGAGCAGGTGAATCATGGCATGGATCCGGGTGGAATCCGCATTTCCATCGGATTGGAAGATCCGGCTGATATCATCAGAGATCTGGAAGAGGCGTTTAAAGCGATATAA
- a CDS encoding chemotaxis protein CheW, whose product MAKLEPFNPTDTLTSLVSLQRIESTGAVEQIRQKTQCIVVLLGKEQLAIPIISIKEIIEVPRITRLPNVPAYILGICSVRGEIISITDIRQLLNLKGSDQKTRKELAKERIILLDGERFTTGVVVDTVVEVIDIPLDEIESSKTTLTGALASFGSGLYKEGGRVLVVLDVNALLNSHELSQFI is encoded by the coding sequence ATGGCGAAACTGGAACCCTTCAACCCAACCGATACCCTGACCTCGCTGGTTTCATTGCAGCGCATTGAATCGACTGGTGCGGTTGAACAGATCCGACAGAAAACCCAGTGTATTGTTGTGTTGCTCGGCAAGGAACAGCTTGCCATACCGATTATATCCATTAAGGAAATTATTGAAGTTCCCAGAATCACCCGTCTGCCGAACGTACCGGCTTACATACTGGGTATCTGTTCGGTCCGCGGAGAAATTATATCAATCACCGATATCAGACAACTGTTGAATCTGAAAGGTTCTGATCAAAAAACACGGAAGGAACTTGCTAAAGAGCGGATTATCCTGCTGGATGGCGAGCGCTTCACAACCGGTGTGGTTGTGGATACCGTTGTCGAGGTAATTGACATACCGTTGGATGAAATTGAATCCAGTAAAACCACACTGACCGGTGCCCTGGCCAGTTTTGGTTCCGGTCTTTATAAAGAGGGTGGACGGGTTCTCGTTGTACTGGACGTGAACGCCCTTTTGAATAGTCATGAATTGTCCCAATTTATTTAA